One Lysinibacillus sp. OF-1 DNA segment encodes these proteins:
- the fusA gene encoding elongation factor G: MKREFSLENTRNIGIMAHIDAGKTTTTERILYYTGKIHKIGETHEGASQMDWMEQEQERGITITSAATTAQWAGHRVNIIDTPGHVDFTVEVERSLRVLDGAVTVLDAQSGVEPQTETVWRQATTYGVPRIVFINKMDKTGADFLYSVGTLHDRLQANAHPIQLPIGAEDQFSAIIDLVEMKATFYGDEKGTAVTEGEIPEEYRAQAEEYREKLIDAVASVDEEIMEKYLEGEEITVAELKAAIRRATIAVEFYPVICGTAFKHKGVRPMLNAVIDYLPSPVDVPAIKGTSVDGDEELERKSSDAEPFSALAFKVMTDPFVGKLTFFRVYSGTLDSGSYVQNSSKGKRERVGRILQMHANSREEISKVFAGDIAAAVGLKDTTTGDTLCDEKNLVILESMEFPEPVISLSVEPKSKADQDKMGQALQKLQEEDPTFRAHTDTETGQTIISGMGELHLDILVDRMRREFKVEANVGAPMVSYRETFRSSAKVQGKFTRQSGGRGQYGDVTIEFSPNEEGKGFEFENAIVGGVIPREYIPAVEAGLRDSLDRGVVAGYPLIDIKAKLVFGSYHDVDSNEMAFKIAASMALKEASKQCDAVILEPMMKVEVVIPEEYLGDIMGNITSRRGRVEGMDARGNSQVVRAMVPLAEMFGYATTLRSATQGRGVFSMTFDHYEEVPKSIAAEIIKKNKGE, from the coding sequence ATGAAACGCGAATTCTCACTTGAGAATACTCGTAATATTGGGATCATGGCTCACATTGATGCTGGTAAAACAACAACAACTGAGCGTATCCTTTATTACACTGGTAAGATTCACAAAATCGGTGAAACTCATGAAGGCGCTTCTCAAATGGACTGGATGGAGCAAGAGCAAGAGCGTGGTATTACAATCACTTCTGCTGCAACAACAGCCCAATGGGCAGGCCATCGTGTAAACATCATCGATACTCCTGGACACGTAGACTTCACTGTAGAAGTAGAACGTTCATTACGTGTACTTGACGGTGCTGTTACAGTACTAGATGCTCAATCTGGTGTTGAGCCTCAAACTGAAACTGTATGGCGTCAAGCTACAACTTATGGTGTTCCACGTATTGTATTCATTAACAAAATGGATAAAACAGGAGCAGATTTCTTATATTCTGTAGGAACTCTACATGATCGTTTACAAGCAAACGCTCACCCTATCCAATTACCTATCGGAGCTGAAGATCAATTCTCAGCAATCATCGACCTAGTTGAGATGAAAGCTACTTTCTATGGCGACGAAAAAGGTACAGCAGTAACTGAAGGAGAAATTCCTGAAGAATACCGCGCACAAGCTGAAGAATACCGTGAAAAACTAATCGACGCTGTTGCAAGTGTTGATGAAGAAATCATGGAAAAATATTTAGAAGGCGAAGAAATTACTGTTGCGGAACTTAAAGCGGCGATCCGTCGTGCTACAATCGCAGTAGAATTCTACCCAGTAATCTGTGGTACAGCATTCAAACACAAAGGCGTACGTCCAATGTTAAATGCCGTTATCGATTACTTACCATCTCCAGTTGATGTACCAGCAATCAAAGGTACTTCAGTAGATGGTGACGAAGAGTTAGAACGTAAATCTTCTGATGCAGAGCCATTCTCAGCTCTTGCATTCAAAGTTATGACTGACCCATTCGTAGGTAAATTAACTTTCTTCCGTGTGTACTCTGGAACATTAGATTCAGGTTCATACGTGCAAAACTCTTCTAAAGGTAAACGTGAGCGTGTAGGTCGTATCCTACAAATGCACGCTAACTCTCGTGAAGAGATCTCAAAAGTATTTGCTGGAGACATCGCAGCAGCAGTAGGTCTTAAAGACACTACTACTGGTGATACTCTTTGTGACGAGAAGAACCTAGTTATTCTTGAATCAATGGAGTTCCCTGAGCCAGTAATTTCTCTTTCTGTAGAACCAAAATCAAAAGCTGACCAAGATAAAATGGGTCAAGCTTTACAAAAACTTCAAGAAGAGGATCCAACTTTCCGTGCTCATACTGACACAGAAACTGGACAAACAATCATCTCAGGTATGGGTGAACTTCACCTTGATATCTTAGTTGACCGTATGCGCCGTGAATTTAAAGTAGAAGCTAACGTAGGTGCTCCAATGGTATCTTACCGTGAAACATTCCGTAGCTCTGCAAAAGTTCAAGGTAAATTCACTCGCCAATCTGGTGGTCGTGGACAATACGGAGACGTAACGATTGAGTTCTCTCCAAATGAAGAAGGTAAAGGATTTGAATTCGAAAACGCTATCGTTGGTGGTGTAATTCCTCGTGAATACATTCCTGCAGTTGAAGCAGGTCTTCGTGACTCTCTTGACCGCGGTGTAGTAGCTGGTTACCCTCTAATCGACATTAAAGCGAAATTAGTATTCGGTTCTTACCATGACGTTGACTCGAATGAGATGGCGTTCAAAATTGCTGCATCTATGGCTCTTAAAGAAGCTTCGAAACAATGTGACGCTGTTATCTTAGAACCAATGATGAAAGTAGAAGTTGTAATTCCAGAAGAATACCTTGGCGATATCATGGGTAACATTACTTCTCGTCGCGGACGCGTTGAGGGTATGGATGCTCGTGGTAACTCACAAGTTGTTCGTGCGATGGTTCCTTTAGCAGAAATGTTTGGTTATGCAACAACACTTCGTTCTGCAACACAAGGTCGTGGTGTATTCTCAATGACATTCGATCATTATGAAGAAGTACCAAAATCAATTGCTGCTGAAATCATCAAAAAAAATAAAGGTGAATAA
- the rpsG gene encoding 30S ribosomal protein S7 has product MPRKGPVSKRDVLPDPIYSSKLVTRLINKMMVDGKRGTSQKILYGAFELVKERSGENPIEVFEAALNNVMPVLEVRARRVGGSNYQVPVEVRPERRTTLGLRYLVNYARLRGEKTMEERLANEILDASNNTGASVKKREDMHKMAEANKAFAHYRW; this is encoded by the coding sequence ATGCCTCGTAAAGGTCCTGTTTCCAAACGTGACGTGTTACCAGATCCAATTTATAGTTCAAAACTAGTAACTCGTTTAATCAATAAAATGATGGTTGATGGTAAAAGAGGTACTTCTCAAAAGATTTTATACGGTGCGTTCGAACTTGTTAAAGAACGTTCTGGTGAAAATCCAATTGAAGTATTCGAAGCCGCTCTAAACAACGTAATGCCAGTTCTTGAAGTTCGTGCTCGCCGTGTTGGTGGTTCAAACTACCAAGTACCGGTTGAAGTACGTCCAGAACGTCGTACAACTTTAGGTCTTCGTTACCTAGTTAACTATGCTCGTCTTCGTGGTGAAAAAACTATGGAAGAACGTTTAGCTAACGAAATTCTTGATGCTTCTAACAACACTGGTGCATCAGTTAAGAAACGTGAAGACATGCACAAAATGGCAGAAGCGAACAAAGCATTCGCTCACTACCGTTGGTAA
- the tuf gene encoding elongation factor Tu codes for MAKEKFDRSKTHANIGTIGHVDHGKTTLTAAIATVLSKKMGGTAKSYADIDNAPEEKERGITINTSHVEYETETRHYAHVDCPGHADYVKNMITGAAQMDGGILVVSAADGPMPQTREHILLSRQVGVPYLVVFMNKCDMVDDEELLELVEMEIRDLLSEYDFPGDDIPVIKGSALKALEGEPEWEEKIVELMDAVDSYIPTPERQTDKPFMMPVEDVFSITGRGTVATGRVERGQVKVGDVIEIIGIAEEAKSTTVTGVEMFRKLLDYAEAGDNIGALLRGVAREEIQRGQVLAKPGSITPHTNFKAEVYVLSKEEGGRHTPFFSNYRPQFYFRTTDVTGICNLPEGVEMVMPGDNIEMTVELIAPIALEEGTKFSIREGGRTVGAGVVASIQK; via the coding sequence ATGGCTAAAGAAAAATTTGACCGTTCTAAAACGCATGCTAACATTGGTACAATCGGACACGTTGACCATGGTAAAACTACTTTAACTGCTGCAATCGCTACAGTTCTTTCTAAAAAAATGGGTGGTACAGCTAAATCATACGCTGACATCGATAACGCTCCAGAAGAAAAAGAGCGTGGTATCACAATCAACACTTCTCACGTAGAATATGAAACAGAAACTCGTCACTATGCACACGTTGACTGCCCAGGACACGCTGACTATGTTAAAAACATGATCACTGGTGCTGCACAAATGGACGGCGGTATCTTAGTAGTATCTGCTGCTGATGGCCCAATGCCACAAACTCGTGAACACATCCTTTTATCTCGTCAAGTAGGTGTTCCATACTTAGTAGTATTCATGAACAAATGTGATATGGTTGATGACGAAGAATTATTAGAATTAGTAGAAATGGAAATCCGTGATCTACTATCTGAATATGACTTCCCAGGTGACGATATTCCTGTAATCAAAGGTTCTGCTCTTAAAGCTCTTGAAGGTGAACCAGAATGGGAAGAAAAAATCGTTGAATTAATGGACGCTGTAGATTCTTACATCCCAACTCCAGAACGTCAAACTGACAAACCATTCATGATGCCAGTAGAGGACGTATTCTCTATCACTGGTCGTGGTACAGTTGCAACTGGCCGTGTTGAACGTGGTCAAGTTAAAGTTGGTGACGTAATTGAAATCATCGGTATCGCTGAAGAAGCTAAATCTACTACTGTAACTGGTGTAGAAATGTTCCGTAAATTATTAGACTATGCTGAAGCTGGTGACAACATCGGTGCTTTACTACGTGGTGTTGCTCGTGAAGAAATCCAACGTGGTCAAGTATTAGCTAAACCAGGTTCAATCACTCCACACACAAACTTCAAAGCTGAAGTTTACGTTTTATCAAAAGAAGAGGGTGGCCGTCATACTCCATTCTTCTCTAACTACCGTCCTCAGTTCTACTTCCGTACAACTGACGTAACAGGTATCTGTAACTTACCAGAAGGCGTTGAAATGGTAATGCCTGGTGATAACATCGAAATGACAGTTGAACTTATCGCTCCAATCGCTCTTGAAGAAGGTACTAAATTCTCTATCCGTGAGGGTGGCCGTACTGTAGGCGCTGGCGTAGTTGCTTCTATCCAAAAATAA